The following proteins are co-located in the Candidatus Methanomethylicota archaeon genome:
- the pstS gene encoding phosphate ABC transporter substrate-binding protein PstS: MKMARGVAVTILIVAIAVMGVFAYQYLMRSEPTVTLNGAGATFPFPLIDKWAAEYHKIKPNVQVNYQGIGSGGGIQQHIEKTVHFAASDAPLTEAQASKAPNTLHIPITIGGVVVIYNLPGISTGLKFTGEILADIYLGKITKWNDPKIVAVNPNVNLPDKPITVVHRSDGSGTTYIWTSYLSDVSSEWRERVGRGTSVNWPTGLGGKGNDGVAALVQQTPYSIGYVEFTYAKKNNLTYGYVQNAAGEFIEPSIESFSKAAEYAALTLPKGDESWSKVSIVDSLANNTRAYGAYPITSFSYILVYKELNVLPNMDEATAKALVDFLWWAIHDGQSYAANLYYVPLPPNVVAHNEETIRMITFNGQQLCRR, encoded by the coding sequence ATGAAAATGGCGCGTGGAGTTGCCGTTACAATACTAATAGTTGCCATAGCTGTCATGGGAGTGTTTGCATATCAGTATTTGATGAGGAGTGAACCTACGGTAACTTTGAATGGTGCTGGAGCAACATTCCCATTCCCATTGATTGATAAGTGGGCAGCTGAATACCATAAAATTAAACCAAACGTTCAAGTGAACTATCAGGGGATTGGGAGTGGTGGTGGAATACAACAGCACATTGAGAAGACTGTGCATTTCGCAGCCAGCGACGCCCCATTAACGGAGGCTCAAGCTTCAAAAGCCCCCAACACTCTACACATACCAATAACCATTGGTGGAGTTGTCGTAATATACAATCTTCCAGGAATATCTACGGGGCTTAAATTCACTGGGGAGATACTTGCAGACATATATCTTGGGAAGATAACAAAGTGGAATGACCCAAAAATCGTTGCAGTAAACCCAAATGTGAATCTTCCAGATAAACCTATCACCGTGGTGCATAGGTCTGATGGGAGTGGCACCACATATATTTGGACAAGCTACTTGTCTGATGTTAGTTCAGAATGGAGGGAGCGTGTTGGTAGGGGGACTTCTGTTAATTGGCCTACCGGTCTAGGTGGGAAGGGGAATGATGGTGTTGCAGCCCTCGTACAGCAGACGCCCTACTCCATTGGCTACGTTGAATTCACATATGCAAAGAAGAATAACTTGACATATGGATATGTTCAGAATGCAGCTGGAGAATTCATTGAACCAAGCATAGAATCTTTCTCAAAGGCAGCGGAATACGCTGCTTTAACCCTTCCCAAGGGGGATGAAAGCTGGTCAAAGGTTTCAATAGTGGATAGTTTAGCAAACAATACACGGGCATATGGGGCTTACCCAATAACAAGCTTCTCCTACATCCTCGTATATAAGGAGTTGAACGTTTTACCCAATATGGATGAAGCTACGGCAAAGGCTTTAGTGGATTTCCTATGGTGGGCTATTCATGATGGACAAAGCTATGCAGCCAACCTATACTATGTACCTCTACCCCCAAATGTCGTGGCACATAATGAGGAGACAATTCGCATGATAACATTCAATGGACAACAACTTTGCAGGCGATAA